The following are from one region of the Simiduia agarivorans SA1 = DSM 21679 genome:
- a CDS encoding MarR family winged helix-turn-helix transcriptional regulator, producing MASEKRLFFLLSKAHRKLFRHLDSACQQQLEVTLPQLGALLFIGKHPGCPQKAVADALDLNKSAITGLLSRMEANGLIERRLDADDARVVKVFASDRGVQKARTADPLIKALNQEIGREFSEQEMATILRFLHFILDRFE from the coding sequence ATGGCCTCTGAAAAACGCCTTTTTTTCCTGCTGAGCAAAGCCCATCGCAAGTTGTTCCGGCACCTGGACAGCGCCTGCCAGCAACAACTGGAGGTGACCCTGCCGCAACTGGGTGCACTCCTGTTTATCGGTAAACACCCGGGTTGCCCTCAGAAAGCGGTGGCCGATGCGCTGGATCTGAACAAATCTGCCATCACCGGCCTGCTGTCCCGCATGGAGGCCAACGGTCTGATCGAGCGGCGACTGGATGCCGACGACGCCCGTGTGGTCAAAGTATTTGCCAGTGACCGGGGCGTCCAGAAAGCCCGCACGGCCGACCCGCTTATCAAAGCCCTGAATCAGGAAATAGGACGCGAATTTTCCGAGCAGGAGATGGCCACCATCCTGCGTTTTTTACACTTTATTCTCGATCGATTTGAATGA
- a CDS encoding helix-turn-helix domain-containing protein: MLIRKLRLKRGWSQEQLAEMTGLSTRTIQRIERGQAPGLESQKALAAVFELDLADLQSALGLEPDTVEDDTMHSSDAHIPAPETRKPEAGKPLADDEREALEYVRDIKAFYSNLATYVCVIGFLAFINLMTAPSHLWFLWPAFGWGIGIVIHALNVFEITHFFGHDWEKRQVEKRLGRKL; encoded by the coding sequence ATGTTAATCAGGAAATTGCGACTCAAACGCGGCTGGTCACAAGAACAGCTGGCAGAAATGACCGGACTCTCTACCCGCACCATCCAACGGATCGAGCGTGGGCAGGCGCCGGGGCTGGAATCGCAAAAAGCATTGGCTGCCGTGTTTGAACTGGACCTGGCCGACCTGCAGTCGGCGCTCGGTCTTGAACCGGACACAGTAGAGGACGACACCATGCACAGCTCAGACGCTCACATCCCCGCACCAGAAACCCGCAAGCCGGAAGCCGGAAAGCCACTGGCAGACGACGAGCGCGAGGCGCTGGAGTATGTGCGCGACATCAAGGCGTTTTATTCTAACCTGGCCACCTATGTGTGCGTCATCGGCTTTCTCGCCTTTATTAACCTGATGACCGCACCCAGCCATTTGTGGTTTCTCTGGCCCGCCTTTGGCTGGGGCATCGGCATTGTGATTCACGCATTGAACGTATTTGAAATCACCCACTTTTTTGGCCACGATTGGGAAAAACGCCAGGTGGAAAAGCGCCTGGGCCGCAAACTCTGA
- a CDS encoding glutamine synthetase family protein, whose protein sequence is MDFASAEEARAFLAQHPDVQAIEAFVIDHNGIPRGKLLHREELLSVYEHGRPIPSTMLGLTVRGEDVEDTGLVWDVGDMDCPAKPLAGSLVLQPWRKRPTAQVQLAMTDDAAPALHADPRAVLSRVTQALAADGMTAVMACELEFYLFDQQRAADGSPQLARQYYGDRPDNTQVYGLYELEQLQDFLDDLYRAFEVQGIPARTAISEYAPGQLEITLQHRANALQAVDEAVRYKRLVKGIANAHGMMACFMAKPLQSLAGNGMHMHLSLNDAAGNNLMADEHPEGTPLLRHAIAGMGKYLPDSLAIFCPHANSFRRFQANSYAPLAPTWGVNNRTVSFRVPGGPAASRHIEHRICGADANPYLAAAAILAAAHSGIRQQLDPGPAVTGNGYAVASAPLPTQWHTAQAAFAGSSWAEAAFGKEFCRIFAAVKRQEAAQFAAEVGQQDWRWYLSQV, encoded by the coding sequence ATGGATTTTGCTTCCGCCGAAGAAGCCCGCGCGTTTCTCGCCCAACACCCCGACGTTCAGGCCATTGAAGCCTTTGTCATCGATCACAACGGCATTCCCCGCGGCAAGCTGTTGCACCGTGAAGAATTGCTGAGCGTGTACGAACACGGACGGCCCATCCCTTCCACCATGCTGGGCCTTACCGTGCGCGGCGAGGATGTGGAAGACACCGGGCTGGTGTGGGATGTGGGCGATATGGACTGCCCGGCTAAACCGCTGGCCGGCAGTCTGGTGTTACAACCCTGGCGCAAACGCCCCACCGCACAAGTGCAGCTGGCCATGACCGATGACGCCGCGCCTGCGCTTCACGCCGACCCACGCGCGGTCCTGAGCCGGGTTACACAGGCACTTGCTGCCGACGGCATGACCGCGGTGATGGCGTGCGAGCTGGAATTCTATTTGTTCGATCAGCAACGCGCCGCCGATGGCAGCCCGCAACTGGCGCGCCAGTATTACGGCGACCGGCCGGACAATACCCAGGTCTATGGATTGTATGAACTGGAACAACTGCAGGATTTTCTCGACGACCTTTACCGCGCATTTGAAGTGCAGGGCATTCCCGCCCGGACCGCGATTTCCGAATACGCCCCCGGGCAGCTGGAAATCACTCTGCAGCACCGAGCGAACGCACTGCAGGCAGTGGATGAAGCTGTTCGTTACAAGCGCTTGGTAAAAGGCATCGCCAACGCCCACGGGATGATGGCCTGCTTTATGGCCAAGCCGCTGCAAAGCCTTGCCGGCAATGGCATGCACATGCACCTGAGCCTGAATGATGCGGCCGGCAACAACCTCATGGCCGACGAACACCCGGAAGGCACACCGTTATTGCGCCACGCCATTGCCGGCATGGGCAAGTACCTGCCCGATTCGCTCGCCATCTTCTGCCCGCACGCCAACAGCTTCCGCCGTTTTCAGGCCAACTCCTACGCGCCGCTGGCGCCTACCTGGGGCGTGAACAACCGCACCGTGTCGTTCCGCGTACCGGGCGGTCCGGCCGCCAGCCGCCACATTGAGCACCGCATTTGCGGCGCCGATGCCAACCCTTACCTGGCCGCGGCCGCGATTCTGGCAGCGGCTCATTCCGGCATCCGTCAACAGCTCGACCCGGGCCCGGCGGTGACCGGCAACGGCTATGCCGTGGCGTCGGCGCCCCTGCCTACCCAATGGCATACGGCACAGGCAGCCTTTGCCGGTTCCAGTTGGGCAGAGGCTGCTTTCGGCAAAGAATTCTGCCGCATTTTCGCCGCGGTCAAACGCCAGGAGGCGGCCCAATTCGCCGCCGAAGTGGGCCAACAGGATTGGCGCTGGTACCTGTCACAGGTATAG
- a CDS encoding VOC family protein, producing MAQTHHSLDYMEWPAADLAATRAFFEQAFGWRFTDYGPDYVAFDRRGVDGGFFRAEAKSLTQHGAALAVLYSENLEATLATVEQCGGTICKAIFSFPGGRRFHFLEPSGNEFAVWSDKA from the coding sequence ATGGCACAAACACACCACTCACTCGATTACATGGAATGGCCGGCGGCCGATCTGGCCGCCACCCGGGCCTTTTTTGAACAGGCATTTGGCTGGCGCTTTACCGACTACGGACCAGACTATGTTGCCTTTGATCGCCGCGGTGTCGATGGCGGCTTCTTCCGTGCCGAGGCAAAAAGCCTGACCCAGCACGGCGCTGCTCTGGCCGTGCTCTACAGTGAAAATCTCGAAGCCACTTTGGCCACCGTGGAGCAATGCGGTGGCACAATTTGCAAAGCCATTTTCAGCTTTCCCGGCGGTCGCCGGTTCCATTTTCTGGAACCTTCCGGCAACGAATTTGCCGTCTGGTCGGACAAGGCCTGA
- a CDS encoding alpha/beta fold hydrolase: MNPFQQLRLNTQAGHAITARLFSPANPVRNAICIIAPATGVAQYHYEDFAHWLSEQGYHVLTFDYEGMGLSVNGHVKHSTSDIVSWADQDCPAVLHYVRQHFADTACIWIGHSVGGHLLGMMPDTSPITRAITIAAGVGTWWYNAAPTKRIVWFLWYFLVPVTVPLLGYFPGNKLGLLCDMPKGVILQWRRWCLQEDYSVGYEGRWLADRYAAVRLPITAIEFSDDEMMSSKSLDKLHSFFTGAPVTRIVATPEHAGTRRIGHIGWSKKSFRTLWEKIIGPHIGAKDA, from the coding sequence ATGAACCCTTTCCAACAACTTCGGCTCAACACCCAGGCCGGTCACGCGATCACCGCCCGGTTATTTTCGCCCGCCAATCCCGTGCGCAACGCCATCTGCATCATCGCCCCCGCAACCGGCGTTGCCCAATACCACTATGAGGATTTCGCGCACTGGCTCAGTGAGCAGGGCTACCATGTGCTGACGTTTGATTACGAGGGCATGGGGTTATCCGTCAACGGCCATGTAAAACACAGCACCAGTGATATCGTGAGCTGGGCCGATCAGGATTGTCCGGCGGTACTGCATTATGTGCGACAGCATTTTGCTGACACCGCATGCATCTGGATCGGCCACAGTGTCGGCGGCCATCTGCTTGGCATGATGCCTGACACATCGCCCATCACGCGGGCCATCACCATTGCCGCGGGCGTAGGGACCTGGTGGTATAACGCCGCGCCCACCAAGCGCATCGTGTGGTTTTTATGGTATTTCCTGGTCCCGGTTACCGTGCCTTTATTGGGCTATTTTCCCGGCAATAAATTGGGATTGCTGTGTGACATGCCCAAAGGCGTGATCCTGCAATGGCGACGGTGGTGCCTGCAAGAAGACTATTCCGTGGGTTACGAAGGTCGCTGGCTGGCGGACCGCTACGCCGCGGTCAGATTGCCGATTACCGCCATTGAATTCAGCGACGATGAAATGATGTCATCCAAAAGCCTGGACAAACTGCACAGCTTTTTCACTGGCGCGCCTGTCACGCGCATTGTCGCTACACCAGAACACGCTGGCACCCGGCGCATCGGCCATATCGGTTGGTCCAAAAAATCCTTCCGCACACTGTGGGAGAAAATTATTGGTCCGCATATCGGTGCCAAAGATGCCTGA